One Methylobacterium oryzae DNA window includes the following coding sequences:
- a CDS encoding tetratricopeptide repeat protein — MAENNEFLREVDEDYRRDRILQIWKRYSGVIIALAVLLVAGVAGWRYWQAQQRAAAEVASVQFDDANRLAKDGKVAEADKAFDALEAQGPAGYRLLARFRAAAETGKRDPAAGAAEFDKLADDTGVGDGLRDLARLRAALLRLDGANPDPALANLQGLAAGTPFRHTAREMLGLAALKKGDYEDASRWFDQIVADPDTPRNLRERIEVYAAIVAGGPVTVTAAKPEPAAPPPPITR; from the coding sequence ATGGCCGAGAACAACGAGTTCCTTCGCGAGGTCGACGAGGATTACCGCCGCGACCGGATCCTCCAGATCTGGAAGCGCTACAGCGGCGTGATCATCGCGCTCGCCGTGCTCTTGGTGGCGGGCGTCGCGGGCTGGCGCTACTGGCAGGCCCAGCAGCGCGCGGCGGCCGAGGTCGCCTCGGTGCAGTTCGACGACGCCAACCGCCTCGCCAAGGACGGCAAGGTCGCGGAGGCCGACAAGGCCTTCGACGCCCTGGAGGCGCAGGGCCCGGCGGGCTACCGCCTGCTCGCCCGGTTCCGGGCGGCGGCCGAGACCGGCAAGCGCGACCCGGCGGCCGGGGCCGCGGAGTTCGACAAGCTCGCCGACGATACCGGCGTCGGCGACGGCCTGCGCGACCTCGCGCGCCTGCGCGCCGCGCTGCTGCGCCTCGACGGGGCGAACCCGGATCCGGCGCTCGCCAATCTCCAGGGCCTCGCCGCCGGGACCCCGTTCCGCCACACGGCCCGCGAGATGCTGGGCCTCGCTGCCCTGAAGAAGGGCGATTACGAGGACGCCAGCCGCTGGTTCGACCAGATCGTGGCCGATCCCGACACGCCGCGGAACCTGCGCGAGCGGATCGAGGTCTACGCGGCGATCGTGGCGGGCGGCCCCGTGACGGTGACCGCGGCCAAGCCCGAGCCTGCCGCGCCGCCCCCGCCGATCACGCGCTGA
- a CDS encoding SDR family NAD(P)-dependent oxidoreductase, whose amino-acid sequence MADSQRPLEGRVAVVTGASRGIGRAAALALAGAGAHVIAVARTVGALEELDDAVRAAGSSATLVPFDLADYDAIDRLGAAINERWKRLDILVANAGILGALMPIGHITPKIWGQVMDVNVTANWRLIRSLDPLLRMSDAGRAIFVSSGAASKCRPYWGPYSVSKAALEALVRTYAAENESAAIRAMLLNPGPLRTGMRRSAMPGEDPETLRTPEELAPHFVRLASPDWTETGKLYDFPTDRVLSFRAPE is encoded by the coding sequence ATGGCTGACTCCCAAAGACCCCTGGAAGGCCGCGTCGCGGTCGTCACCGGCGCGTCCCGCGGCATCGGGCGCGCCGCCGCCCTGGCGCTGGCCGGGGCCGGCGCGCACGTCATCGCGGTGGCCCGGACCGTGGGCGCCCTCGAGGAGCTCGACGACGCCGTCCGGGCGGCCGGCTCCAGCGCCACCCTGGTGCCGTTCGACCTCGCCGACTACGACGCGATCGACCGCCTGGGCGCGGCGATCAACGAGCGCTGGAAGCGCCTCGACATCCTGGTCGCCAATGCCGGCATCCTCGGCGCGCTCATGCCGATCGGCCACATCACCCCGAAGATCTGGGGGCAGGTGATGGACGTGAACGTCACCGCCAACTGGCGCCTGATCCGCTCCCTCGACCCGCTGCTGCGCATGTCGGACGCCGGCCGGGCGATCTTCGTCTCGTCGGGGGCCGCCTCGAAGTGCCGGCCCTACTGGGGGCCCTACTCGGTCTCGAAGGCGGCGCTGGAGGCCCTGGTGCGGACCTACGCGGCCGAGAACGAGAGCGCGGCGATCCGGGCCATGCTGCTCAATCCCGGCCCCCTGCGGACCGGCATGCGCCGCTCGGCCATGCCCGGCGAGGACCCCGAGACCCTCCGGACGCCCGAGGAGCTCGCGCCCCATTTCGTGCGGCTCGCGTCCCCGGACTGGACCGAGACCGGCAAGCTCTACGATTTCCCCACCGACCGGGTGCTGAGTTTCCGCGCACCCGAGTGA
- a CDS encoding CvpA family protein, whose amino-acid sequence MPFTVLDLAVLGIVAVSALLAAVRGVTREVLAIVAWVAAAAVAWTLHPMLLPTVKQHVNSDTVALVASIAAIFLGTLIIVSIITVKISDVVLDSRIGAVDRSLGFLFGAARGFLICVIGWVFLSWLVQGKVPDWAAQARTRPMLEKSGDALVAQLPENPEGFLKQFKKPKTGAPPSDSADAPAETDAAPQRRTETAPTPTRR is encoded by the coding sequence ATGCCGTTTACCGTCCTGGATCTCGCCGTGCTCGGCATCGTCGCGGTCTCCGCGCTGCTCGCGGCCGTGCGTGGTGTGACCCGCGAGGTCCTGGCGATCGTCGCCTGGGTGGCGGCTGCCGCCGTCGCGTGGACGCTCCACCCCATGCTGCTGCCCACCGTGAAGCAGCACGTGAACAGCGACACCGTGGCGCTGGTGGCGTCGATCGCGGCGATCTTCCTCGGCACCCTGATCATCGTGTCCATCATCACGGTGAAGATCTCCGACGTCGTGCTCGACTCGCGGATCGGCGCGGTCGACCGCTCCCTCGGCTTCCTGTTCGGCGCGGCCCGCGGCTTCCTGATCTGCGTGATCGGCTGGGTGTTCCTGTCCTGGCTGGTGCAGGGCAAGGTGCCGGACTGGGCCGCCCAGGCCCGCACGCGCCCGATGCTGGAGAAGTCCGGAGACGCCCTGGTGGCGCAGCTGCCCGAGAATCCGGAAGGCTTCCTCAAGCAGTTCAAGAAGCCGAAGACCGGCGCGCCGCCGAGCGACTCCGCCGACGCACCGGCCGAGACCGACGCCGCGCCGCAGCGCCGGACCGAGACCGCGCCGACCCCGACGCGACGCTGA
- the moaA gene encoding GTP 3',8-cyclase MoaA gives MLDDSSLTPQTSALGATAGPAPLIDPFQRAISYLRISVTDRCDLRCAYCMSEHMEFLPKRDLLTLEELDRLCGVFIARGVRKLRITGGEPLVRRDIMHLFRRLSRHLDSGALEELTLTTNGTQLTRYADELASLGVRRINVSLDTLDPDKFRALTRRGDLKVVLDGIAAARAAGMKVKINAVALRDVNADEIPGMIAWAHGLGMDMTLIEVMPLGEIEADRTDQFLPLSVARQRLETRYTLTPLPDRTGGPARYVRVEETGGKLGFITPLTHNFCESCNRVRLTCTGQLYMCLGQEDSADLRAVLRASQDDAVLAAAVVEAITRKPKGHDFVIERQRPAAVPRHMSVTGG, from the coding sequence ATGCTCGATGACAGCTCCCTGACGCCGCAGACGTCCGCTCTCGGCGCGACCGCCGGGCCGGCGCCGCTGATCGACCCGTTCCAGCGGGCGATCTCGTACCTGCGCATCTCGGTGACGGATCGCTGCGACCTGCGCTGCGCCTACTGCATGTCCGAGCACATGGAGTTCCTGCCCAAGCGCGACCTGCTGACCCTGGAGGAGCTGGACCGGCTCTGCGGCGTGTTCATCGCCCGCGGCGTGCGCAAGCTCCGGATCACGGGCGGCGAGCCGCTCGTGCGCCGGGACATCATGCACCTGTTCCGCCGGCTCTCGCGCCACCTCGATTCGGGGGCGCTGGAGGAGCTGACGCTCACCACCAACGGCACGCAGCTCACGCGCTACGCCGACGAGCTGGCGAGCCTCGGCGTGCGCCGGATCAACGTCTCCCTCGACACCCTCGACCCGGACAAGTTCCGGGCGCTCACCCGCCGCGGCGACCTCAAGGTGGTGCTCGACGGCATCGCGGCGGCGCGGGCCGCCGGGATGAAGGTGAAGATCAACGCGGTGGCGCTGCGCGACGTCAACGCCGACGAGATCCCCGGCATGATCGCCTGGGCCCACGGCCTCGGCATGGACATGACGCTGATCGAGGTCATGCCGCTCGGCGAGATCGAGGCCGACCGGACCGACCAGTTCCTGCCCCTGTCGGTGGCCCGGCAGCGCCTGGAGACCCGCTACACCCTCACGCCGCTGCCCGACCGCACCGGCGGCCCGGCGCGCTACGTGCGGGTCGAGGAAACCGGCGGGAAGCTCGGCTTCATCACGCCGCTGACCCACAATTTCTGCGAGAGCTGCAACCGGGTTCGCCTGACCTGCACGGGCCAGCTCTACATGTGCCTCGGCCAGGAGGATTCGGCCGACCTGCGCGCGGTCCTGCGCGCCTCCCAGGACGACGCGGTGCTGGCCGCGGCGGTGGTAGAGGCGATCACCCGCAAGCCCAAGGGCCACGACTTCGTCATCGAGCGCCAGCGCCCGGCCGCCGTGCCGCGGCACATGAGCGTGACGGGGGGCTGA
- a CDS encoding gamma-butyrobetaine hydroxylase-like domain-containing protein, protein MTEDLWPTEIRLSADRRVLSVAFEDGARYALPAEYLRVSSPSAEVQGHSPQERKVIGGKRAVAILAVEPVGNYAVKLGFDDMHDTGIYGWGYLHTLGREYETRWNTYLGELAERGLDRETARTAPVKQGGGCGSGSCGCH, encoded by the coding sequence GTGACCGAGGATCTGTGGCCGACCGAGATCCGCCTGTCGGCCGACCGGCGGGTGCTCAGCGTCGCCTTCGAGGACGGTGCGCGCTACGCCCTGCCGGCCGAGTACCTGCGCGTGTCGAGCCCCTCGGCCGAGGTGCAGGGCCACTCGCCGCAGGAGCGGAAGGTGATCGGCGGCAAGCGCGCCGTGGCGATCCTGGCGGTGGAGCCGGTCGGCAACTACGCGGTGAAGCTCGGCTTCGACGACATGCACGACACCGGCATCTACGGCTGGGGCTACCTCCACACCCTGGGCCGCGAGTACGAGACGCGCTGGAACACCTATCTCGGCGAGCTCGCCGAGCGCGGCCTGGACCGCGAGACCGCGCGCACCGCCCCGGTGAAGCAGGGCGGGGGCTGCGGGTCGGGCTCGTGCGGCTGCCACTGA
- the purF gene encoding amidophosphoribosyltransferase — protein sequence MSHAAATTDTFDLDLDGDTLREECGVFGIFGHPDASAIVALGLHALQHRGQEAAGIVSFDGSVFHSERRPGLVGDSFSDGDTIARLKGRAAIGHVRYSTTGGTILRNVQPLFAELASGGLAVAHNGNLTNALSIRRDLVRDGAITQSTSDTEVILHLAARSRKPRIIERFIDALQAIQGAYAIVALTNKKLIGARDPLGIRPLVLGELDGRYMLASETCALDIIGARFVRDIENGEIVVISEEGIESIRFADAVPMRPCIFEYIYFARPDSVVNGKSVYAVRKAIGRELAREAAAPADIVVPVPDSGVPAALGFSQETGIPFEMGIIRNHYVGRTFIQPTQSVRELGVRMKHSANRAAIEGKSIVLVDDSLVRGTTSVKIVRMMREAGAAEVHFRIASPPITYPDFYGIDTPEREKLLAATHDLEAMRKYIGADSLAFLSIPGLYRAMGEEARNAACPQYTDHCFTGDYPTGLTDLSIAGPKRFAMLAEAD from the coding sequence ATGTCACACGCCGCCGCCACCACCGACACCTTCGATCTCGACCTCGACGGCGACACGCTGCGCGAGGAGTGCGGGGTCTTCGGGATCTTCGGCCATCCGGACGCCTCCGCGATCGTCGCGCTGGGCCTGCACGCCCTGCAGCACCGGGGCCAGGAGGCGGCCGGCATCGTCTCCTTCGACGGCTCCGTCTTCCACTCCGAGCGCCGCCCCGGCCTCGTCGGCGATTCCTTCTCCGACGGCGACACGATCGCCCGCCTCAAGGGCCGCGCCGCCATCGGGCACGTGCGCTACTCGACCACCGGCGGCACGATCCTGCGCAACGTCCAGCCGCTCTTCGCGGAGCTCGCCAGCGGCGGCCTCGCGGTCGCCCACAACGGCAACCTCACCAACGCCCTGTCGATCCGCCGCGACCTCGTGCGCGACGGCGCGATCACGCAGTCGACCTCCGACACCGAGGTGATCCTGCACCTCGCGGCCCGCTCGCGGAAGCCGCGGATCATCGAGCGCTTCATCGACGCCCTGCAGGCGATCCAGGGCGCCTACGCGATCGTGGCGCTGACCAACAAGAAGCTGATCGGCGCCCGCGACCCGCTGGGCATCCGCCCGCTGGTGCTGGGCGAGCTCGACGGCCGCTACATGCTGGCCTCCGAGACCTGCGCGCTCGACATCATCGGCGCCCGCTTCGTGCGCGACATCGAGAACGGCGAGATCGTGGTGATCTCCGAGGAGGGGATCGAGTCGATCCGCTTCGCCGACGCCGTGCCGATGCGGCCCTGCATCTTCGAGTACATCTACTTCGCCCGGCCGGACTCGGTGGTGAACGGCAAGAGCGTCTACGCGGTGCGCAAGGCGATCGGCCGGGAGCTGGCCCGCGAGGCCGCGGCGCCCGCCGACATCGTCGTGCCGGTGCCGGATTCCGGCGTGCCGGCGGCGCTCGGCTTCTCGCAGGAGACCGGGATCCCGTTCGAGATGGGCATCATCCGCAACCACTATGTCGGCCGGACCTTCATCCAGCCGACCCAGTCGGTGCGCGAGCTCGGCGTCCGGATGAAGCACTCGGCCAACCGCGCGGCGATCGAGGGCAAAAGCATCGTCCTCGTGGACGACAGCCTCGTGCGCGGCACGACCTCGGTGAAGATCGTCCGGATGATGCGCGAGGCCGGCGCCGCGGAGGTCCATTTCCGGATCGCCTCTCCGCCGATCACCTACCCGGACTTCTACGGGATCGACACGCCCGAGCGGGAGAAGCTGCTCGCCGCGACCCACGATCTCGAGGCCATGCGCAAGTATATCGGCGCCGATTCGCTGGCCTTCCTGTCGATTCCCGGCCTCTACCGGGCGATGGGCGAGGAGGCGCGCAACGCGGCCTGCCCGCAATACACCGACCACTGCTTCACGGGCGACTACCCGACCGGCCTGACCGACCTGTCCATCGCCGGCCCGAAGCGCTTCGCCATGCTGGCCGAGGCCGACTGA
- the der gene encoding ribosome biogenesis GTPase Der, producing MDMPTVAIVGRPNVGKSTLFNRLVGKKLALVDDRPGVTRDRREGDVAFGGLQFRVIDTAGLEEADAATLTGRMRMQTEAAILAADVVLFVIDARAGVLPADQPFAELVRRAGCPVILIANKAEGGAGLAGAYEAFTLGLGDPIPFSAEHGEGLGELHEALKGALPQRDEDEEADDDAPGRRALKVAIVGRPNAGKSTLINRMLGEDRLLVGPEAGITRDSISLDWEWRGRRIKLHDTAGMRRRARIDDKLEKLAVSDGLRAVRFAEVVVVLLDATIPFEKQDLTIVDLVESEGRALVIGLNKWDLVADQPGLLKQLREDCTRLLPQVRGVGVVPLSGLAGDGVDKLMQAVVQAAEVWDRRVSTSRINDWLNEATSRNPPPAVSGRRIKIRYATQVKSRPPHFALFGNQLNALPKSYTRYLVNGLREAFDLPGTPIRLSLRTSQNPFDKG from the coding sequence ATGGATATGCCGACCGTCGCGATCGTCGGGAGGCCGAACGTCGGCAAGTCGACCCTGTTCAACCGCCTCGTGGGCAAGAAGCTCGCGCTGGTCGACGACCGCCCGGGCGTGACCCGCGACCGGCGCGAGGGCGACGTCGCGTTCGGCGGCCTCCAGTTCCGGGTGATCGACACCGCCGGCCTGGAAGAGGCCGACGCCGCGACCCTCACCGGCCGGATGCGGATGCAGACCGAGGCGGCGATCCTCGCCGCCGACGTGGTGCTGTTCGTGATCGACGCCCGCGCCGGCGTGCTGCCGGCCGACCAGCCCTTCGCCGAGCTGGTGCGCCGCGCCGGCTGCCCGGTGATCCTGATCGCCAACAAGGCCGAGGGCGGCGCCGGCCTCGCCGGGGCCTACGAGGCCTTCACCCTCGGGCTCGGCGACCCGATCCCGTTCTCCGCCGAGCACGGCGAGGGCCTGGGCGAGCTGCACGAGGCGCTCAAGGGCGCCCTGCCCCAGCGCGACGAGGACGAGGAGGCCGACGACGACGCCCCCGGCCGCCGCGCCCTGAAGGTCGCGATCGTCGGCCGCCCGAATGCCGGCAAGTCGACCCTGATCAACCGCATGCTCGGCGAGGACCGGCTGCTCGTCGGCCCCGAGGCCGGCATCACCCGCGACTCGATCTCCCTCGACTGGGAGTGGCGCGGGCGGCGGATCAAGCTGCACGACACCGCCGGGATGCGCCGCCGCGCCCGGATCGACGACAAGCTGGAGAAGCTCGCGGTCTCGGACGGCCTGCGCGCGGTGCGCTTCGCCGAGGTGGTGGTGGTGCTCCTCGACGCGACGATCCCGTTCGAGAAGCAGGACCTCACCATCGTCGACCTCGTCGAGAGCGAGGGCCGCGCCCTGGTGATCGGCCTCAACAAGTGGGATCTGGTCGCCGACCAGCCGGGCCTGCTCAAGCAGCTCCGCGAGGATTGCACCCGGCTGCTGCCGCAGGTGCGCGGCGTCGGGGTCGTGCCGCTCTCGGGTCTCGCGGGCGACGGCGTCGACAAGCTGATGCAGGCGGTGGTGCAGGCCGCCGAGGTCTGGGACCGGCGCGTCTCCACCTCGCGCATCAACGACTGGCTGAACGAGGCCACCTCCCGCAACCCGCCCCCGGCGGTGTCGGGCCGGCGGATCAAGATCCGCTACGCCACCCAGGTGAAGAGCCGGCCGCCGCACTTCGCGCTGTTCGGCAACCAGCTCAACGCCCTGCCGAAATCCTACACGCGCTACCTCGTGAACGGCCTGCGCGAGGCGTTCGACCTGCCGGGCACGCCGATCCGCCTGTCCCTGCGGACCTCGCAGAACCCGTTCGACAAGGGCTGA
- the alr gene encoding alanine racemase yields the protein MEAFRVSEAGPVTEIGAHGARLTIDLGAIAANWRFLAARGAGVDCAAVVKADAYGCGVGRVGPALWAAGCRTFFVAHLSEGVAARAALPDAAIYVLNGLPPGAAAAFAAHGLRPVLGSVEELSDWAAFPGNRPPAALHVDTGMNRLGLSVPEALDLAGDARIAAAGIDLLLSHFVSAEKPEDPVNARQIADFARVRAAYPGLRASLANSSGIFLDGARHDLLRPGYALFGGNPTPGAANPMRPVVRLEAAIVQVRGVAAGATAGYNGRWTAAAPSRLATLSLGYADGLPRAISERGQALVGGVPCPILGLVSMDLIILDVTAAPAARRGAEAVLIGDSLDIDAVGRAAGTIGYEILTGLGSRYVRTYVG from the coding sequence ATGGAGGCGTTCCGCGTGTCCGAGGCCGGACCTGTGACGGAGATCGGCGCCCACGGCGCCCGGCTGACGATCGACCTCGGGGCGATCGCGGCCAACTGGCGGTTCCTGGCGGCCCGCGGCGCGGGCGTCGACTGCGCCGCCGTGGTGAAGGCCGATGCCTACGGCTGCGGCGTCGGCCGCGTCGGGCCGGCCCTGTGGGCCGCCGGCTGCCGGACCTTCTTCGTCGCGCACCTGTCCGAGGGCGTCGCCGCCCGGGCCGCCCTGCCGGACGCCGCGATCTACGTCCTGAACGGTCTGCCCCCGGGCGCCGCGGCGGCCTTCGCGGCCCACGGTCTGCGCCCGGTGCTCGGCAGCGTCGAGGAGCTGTCGGACTGGGCGGCGTTCCCGGGGAACCGCCCGCCCGCGGCGCTGCACGTCGATACCGGCATGAACCGGCTCGGCCTGTCGGTGCCCGAGGCGCTGGACCTCGCCGGGGACGCGCGGATCGCGGCCGCCGGGATCGACCTGCTGCTCAGCCACTTCGTCAGCGCCGAGAAGCCGGAGGACCCGGTCAACGCCCGTCAGATCGCCGATTTCGCGCGGGTCCGGGCGGCCTATCCCGGGCTCCGGGCCTCGCTGGCGAACTCGTCGGGCATCTTCCTCGACGGGGCCCGGCACGACCTGCTGCGGCCGGGCTACGCCCTGTTCGGCGGCAACCCGACGCCGGGCGCCGCGAACCCGATGCGCCCGGTGGTGCGGCTGGAGGCGGCGATCGTGCAGGTGCGCGGCGTCGCGGCCGGCGCCACCGCGGGCTACAACGGCCGCTGGACCGCCGCCGCGCCGAGCCGGCTGGCGACCCTCTCGCTCGGTTACGCCGACGGCCTCCCCCGGGCGATCAGCGAGCGAGGCCAGGCGCTGGTCGGCGGCGTGCCGTGCCCGATCCTGGGCCTCGTCTCCATGGACCTGATCATCCTCGACGTCACGGCGGCGCCCGCGGCCCGGCGCGGGGCGGAGGCGGTGCTGATCGGCGACAGCCTCGACATCGACGCGGTCGGCCGCGCCGCCGGCACGATCGGCTACGAGATCCTGACCGGGCTGGGTTCTCGGTATGTTCGAACTTATGTAGGCTGA
- the radA gene encoding DNA repair protein RadA, which yields MAKIHQTFVCQSCGAVYNRWRGRCEACNGWNTIVEEAPSAPGQSGPAATRPSRNRGRVFPLEGLTGEAKEAPRIPSGIGELDRVTGGGFVRGSVILLGGDPGIGKSTLLMQASAAMAGTGERVAYISGEEAVGQVRLRAERLGLSARPVQLAAETNVEDIVETLSQGRPPALAIIDSIQTMWTETVESAPGTVTQVRSSAQALIRFAKTTGTAVILVGHVTKDGQIAGPRVVEHMVDAVASFEGDQGHHFRILRAVKNRFGPTDEIGVFEMTDAGLSEVPNPSALFLAGRDHQAAGTAVFAGMEGTRPLLVEIQALVAPSSLGMPRRAVVGWDPNRLSMVLAVLEAHGGIRLGSHDVYLNVAGGLRITEPAADLAVAAALVSSLSGAVLPPETVYFGEIGLSGAIRPVAQAGSRLKEAQKLGFAKALIPQGRGEGEKALSVETLRHIADLVAGISAGAPRRGSGQRGRQPARYADEEM from the coding sequence ATGGCCAAGATCCACCAGACCTTCGTCTGCCAGTCCTGCGGGGCGGTCTACAACCGCTGGCGCGGGCGCTGCGAGGCCTGCAACGGCTGGAACACGATCGTCGAGGAGGCGCCCTCGGCCCCCGGCCAGTCCGGGCCGGCGGCGACCCGGCCGTCGCGCAACCGCGGCCGGGTCTTCCCCCTCGAGGGCCTGACCGGCGAGGCCAAGGAGGCGCCGCGCATCCCCTCGGGGATCGGCGAGCTCGACCGGGTGACCGGCGGCGGCTTCGTGCGCGGCTCGGTGATCCTGCTCGGCGGCGATCCCGGCATCGGCAAGTCGACCCTGCTGATGCAGGCCTCGGCCGCCATGGCGGGCACGGGCGAGCGGGTCGCCTACATCTCGGGCGAGGAGGCGGTCGGGCAGGTGCGCCTGCGGGCCGAGCGACTGGGCCTGAGCGCGCGCCCGGTCCAGCTCGCCGCCGAGACCAACGTCGAGGACATCGTCGAGACCCTGAGCCAGGGGCGCCCGCCCGCGCTGGCGATCATCGACTCGATCCAGACCATGTGGACCGAGACGGTGGAATCGGCCCCCGGCACGGTCACGCAGGTCCGCTCCTCGGCCCAGGCGCTGATTCGCTTCGCCAAGACCACCGGCACGGCGGTGATCCTGGTCGGCCACGTCACCAAGGACGGGCAGATCGCCGGCCCGCGGGTGGTGGAGCACATGGTCGACGCGGTCGCCTCCTTCGAGGGCGACCAGGGCCACCATTTCCGCATCCTGCGCGCCGTGAAGAATCGGTTCGGGCCGACCGACGAGATCGGCGTGTTCGAGATGACCGACGCCGGCCTCAGCGAGGTGCCGAACCCGTCGGCGCTGTTCCTGGCCGGCCGCGACCACCAGGCGGCGGGCACCGCGGTCTTCGCCGGCATGGAGGGCACGCGGCCGCTGCTGGTGGAGATCCAGGCGCTGGTGGCGCCCTCGTCGCTCGGCATGCCCCGGCGCGCCGTGGTCGGCTGGGACCCGAACCGGCTGTCGATGGTGCTCGCCGTGCTGGAAGCCCACGGCGGCATCCGGCTCGGCAGCCACGACGTCTATTTGAATGTTGCCGGAGGCTTGCGCATCACCGAGCCGGCAGCGGATCTGGCGGTGGCGGCAGCGCTGGTCTCGTCGCTGTCGGGGGCCGTGCTGCCGCCCGAGACGGTCTATTTCGGCGAGATCGGCCTGTCGGGGGCGATCCGGCCCGTAGCGCAGGCCGGCTCCCGGCTGAAGGAGGCGCAGAAGCTCGGCTTCGCCAAGGCGCTGATCCCGCAGGGCCGCGGCGAGGGCGAGAAGGCGCTCTCCGTGGAGACGCTGCGCCACATCGCCGACCTGGTGGCGGGCATCAGCGCGGGCGCGCCGCGGCGGGGATCCGGCCAGCGCGGGCGGCAGCCGGCCCGCTACGCCGACGAGGAGATGTGA
- a CDS encoding dihydrofolate reductase, whose translation MIDVRCICAIGLRGQLGLNGHLPWEGNTDPLFVEDVTRFFALTMGHVLIAGPKTVASVPEFAFKDRTIDVIRSHEDPEAVLKRYPGRRIFVGGGIAVWNVYARYIQNWDITRLPYDGEADRWFDPAWLVGGPLRTP comes from the coding sequence ATGATCGACGTCCGCTGCATCTGCGCGATCGGCCTGCGAGGCCAGCTCGGCCTCAACGGCCACCTGCCCTGGGAGGGCAACACCGACCCGCTCTTCGTGGAGGACGTCACGCGCTTCTTCGCCCTCACCATGGGCCACGTGCTGATCGCCGGGCCGAAGACCGTGGCCTCGGTGCCCGAATTCGCCTTCAAGGACCGCACGATCGACGTGATCCGCAGCCACGAGGATCCGGAGGCGGTGCTCAAGCGCTATCCCGGGCGGCGGATCTTCGTCGGCGGCGGGATCGCGGTGTGGAACGTCTACGCGCGGTACATCCAGAACTGGGACATCACGCGCCTGCCCTACGACGGCGAGGCCGACCGCTGGTTCGACCCCGCTTGGCTGGTCGGCGGGCCGCTGCGGACGCCCTGA
- a CDS encoding carboxylate-amine ligase: MSTPSYRFGIEEEYFLADAETRGTPRGDLAAFHARVKAELPETGRELVAAQVEVCTPPLTDAAAARENLGGQRRQLAGIAAENGLRLLACGTHPLARWSRQTATDGARYKGILSDVGIAARRALICGMHVHVEVPDPDARVDLMNRLLPFQPLLLALSASSPFWQGEATGLRAYRLSVFGELPRTGLPELFTDSDAHARFVAIMTRSGAIADASFLWWSLRPSIKFPTLELRIVDACTRLDDSLCVAALFRCLVRLCARRPDLHAGLDGVSRALASENLWRAQHSGVAASLIDEARGEAVPFAEALEAVLTLVAEDADALGCAADVARARAIVAEGTSADGQIAAYEAALAADQDERAALAAAVDWIADAAR, from the coding sequence ATGAGCACCCCGAGCTACCGCTTCGGCATCGAGGAGGAGTACTTCCTGGCCGATGCCGAGACCCGGGGGACGCCGCGGGGCGACCTCGCCGCCTTCCACGCGCGGGTCAAGGCGGAGCTCCCCGAGACGGGCCGCGAGCTGGTCGCCGCGCAGGTCGAGGTCTGCACGCCGCCGCTCACTGACGCGGCGGCCGCCCGGGAGAATCTCGGCGGCCAGCGGCGGCAGCTCGCCGGGATCGCGGCCGAGAACGGCCTGCGGCTGCTGGCCTGCGGCACGCACCCCCTGGCGCGCTGGTCGCGCCAGACCGCCACCGACGGCGCGCGCTACAAGGGCATCCTGTCGGATGTCGGCATCGCGGCGCGGCGGGCCCTGATCTGCGGCATGCACGTCCACGTCGAGGTTCCGGACCCCGACGCCCGGGTCGACCTGATGAACCGGCTGCTGCCGTTCCAGCCGCTGCTGCTCGCGCTGTCGGCCTCCTCGCCGTTCTGGCAGGGCGAGGCGACGGGCCTGCGGGCCTACCGGCTCAGCGTCTTCGGGGAATTGCCGCGCACCGGCCTGCCGGAACTGTTCACTGACTCGGACGCCCACGCGCGGTTCGTCGCCATCATGACCCGGTCGGGCGCCATCGCGGACGCGAGCTTCCTGTGGTGGTCGCTGCGGCCCTCCATCAAGTTCCCGACCCTGGAGCTGCGCATCGTCGACGCCTGCACGCGCCTCGACGATTCGCTCTGCGTCGCCGCGCTGTTCCGCTGCCTCGTGCGCCTGTGCGCGCGCCGGCCGGACCTCCATGCCGGGCTCGACGGCGTCTCGCGGGCGCTGGCCTCGGAGAATCTCTGGCGCGCCCAGCACAGCGGCGTCGCCGCGTCCCTGATCGACGAGGCGCGCGGCGAGGCCGTGCCGTTCGCCGAGGCGCTGGAGGCGGTGCTCACGCTGGTGGCCGAGGACGCGGACGCTCTCGGCTGCGCGGCGGACGTGGCCCGCGCGCGGGCGATCGTGGCCGAGGGGACCAGCGCGGACGGGCAGATCGCGGCCTACGAGGCCGCGCTCGCCGCGGATCAGGACGAGCGCGCCGCGCTGGCGGCCGCGGTGGACTGGATCGCCGACGCGGCGCGCTGA